The Chthoniobacterales bacterium genome contains a region encoding:
- a CDS encoding urea amidolyase associated protein UAAP2 yields MSTLNYVESPLKPEDAVYREVIPAGDGWMHRIAKGQTLRILDLEGNQAADTLFYNAADLSERYSAQDTIREQGAIYLTTGTVLRSNLGRPMLTITADTCGRHDTLGGACATESNMVRYSLDKRFMHACRDTFLLQIALSGLPLTKRDLAHNINFFMNVPVTPEGGLRFADGVSEPGKYVEMRAEMDVWCLLSNCPQLNNPCNAYNPTPVEMLIWEKGI; encoded by the coding sequence ATGAGCACGCTGAACTACGTCGAAAGTCCGCTGAAGCCCGAGGACGCCGTCTATCGAGAGGTCATCCCCGCCGGCGACGGCTGGATGCACCGCATCGCGAAGGGCCAGACGCTCCGCATCCTCGACCTCGAGGGCAACCAGGCCGCCGACACGCTTTTCTACAACGCCGCCGACCTCAGCGAGCGCTACAGCGCGCAGGATACGATTCGCGAGCAGGGCGCCATCTACCTCACCACCGGCACCGTGCTCCGGTCGAACCTCGGCCGCCCCATGCTCACGATCACGGCCGACACCTGCGGCCGGCACGACACGCTCGGCGGCGCCTGCGCGACCGAGAGCAACATGGTGCGCTACAGCCTCGACAAGCGCTTCATGCACGCCTGCCGCGACACCTTCCTGCTCCAGATCGCCCTCAGCGGCCTGCCGCTCACGAAGCGCGACCTCGCCCACAACATCAACTTCTTCATGAACGTGCCCGTCACGCCCGAGGGCGGCCTGCGCTTCGCCGACGGCGTCTCCGAGCCCGGCAAATACGTCGAAATGCGCGCCGAAATGGACGTCTGGTGCCTCCTCTCGAACTGCCCGCAGCTCAACAACCCCTGCAACGCCTACAACCCGACGCCCGTCGAGATGCTGATCTGGGAAAAGGGCATTTAG
- the uca gene encoding urea carboxylase yields MFTKVLIANRGEIACRIIRTLRKLGVKSVAVYSEADAHALHVRMADEAVCIGPAPAAQSYLLADKILEVAKATGAQGIHPGYGFLSENAAFADACEAAGIAFIGPTAQNMRDFGLKHTARALAIASDVPVSPGTDLLETVEEAATAAQKIGYPVMIKSTAGGGGIGMQLVQNAAELAEKFASVQRLAQSNFKAAGLFLEKYIAAARHVEVQLFGDGAGTIAVIGERDCSAQRRNQKVLEETPAPNLPDAVRASLHAAARRLGESARYRSAGTCEFMYDAAEEKFYFLEVNTRLQVEHCVTEEVSGLDLVEWMVRLAAGEALPLADYAHAPLGHAIEARIYAEDPNKDFQPSTGLLTEVSYPDNVRIDGWVEPGSEVTPYYDPMIAKVIAHAPTRAEAIDKLRAALAATRLDGIETNLAYVAAILDTDAFRHGGVTTKYLATFAYQPQTIDVLEAGTQTSVQDFPGRLGYWAVGVPPSGPMDSRSFRLANHILGNDSAAAGLELTMSGPTLRFNTPTEVCLAGAQMPASLDGVAVPYGVSVSVAAGQTLRIGRVEGRGVRTYLAIAGGFDVPDYLGSKSTFALGGFGGHGGRVLRAGDVLRLRKDDRSIEMQLSSRAVDYEFPDEWTLGVLYGPHGAPDFFTDDDIAVLFSTAYEVHYNSNRTGVRLIGPKPKWARKDGGEAGLHPSNLHDNAYAIGAVDFTGDMPILLGPDGPSLGGFVCPAVVIESERWKLGQLKAGDKVRFKRLTVEEAAALDDAQAAIFEEAPASRPPIQNPKSKIQNDLDEAILHRLDETPSRPAVTYRGAGDRYLLVEYGPIVLDLNLRFRVHALMEWLQDRKLPGIIDLTPGIRSLQIHFDARLTERALLDALLAAEGELPPIDDMEVPTRIVHLPLSWEDEATLETIRKYMQSVRADAPWCPSNLEFIRRINGLDSIDDVRRIVFDASYLVMGLGDVYLGAPVATPLDPRHRLVTTKYNPARTWTPPNVVGIGGAYMCIYGMEGPGGYQLVGRTIQIWNSFRTTPNLEPGKPWLLRFFDQIRFFPVSAAELRQMREDFPQGKYVVRTEESTFRLRDYRKFLADIAPEAAAFKARQQAAFDAERERWSAAEFEAADPVAAAADTGEVELPVDGWFVDAAVAGNLWKVLVAPGDTVAADQPILIVESMKMEIQVTAPRAGVIHSVLAAEGRPVAPGQHLAILTNAKA; encoded by the coding sequence ATGTTCACCAAAGTCCTCATCGCGAACCGTGGCGAGATCGCCTGCCGCATCATCCGCACGCTGCGCAAGCTCGGCGTGAAATCCGTCGCCGTCTATTCCGAGGCCGACGCCCACGCGTTGCACGTCCGCATGGCCGACGAGGCCGTCTGCATCGGGCCCGCACCGGCTGCGCAGAGCTACCTCCTCGCGGACAAGATCCTCGAAGTCGCGAAAGCCACCGGCGCGCAGGGCATCCACCCCGGCTACGGCTTCCTCAGCGAGAACGCCGCCTTCGCCGACGCCTGCGAGGCCGCCGGCATCGCCTTCATCGGTCCCACCGCGCAGAACATGCGCGACTTCGGCCTCAAGCACACCGCCCGCGCCCTCGCCATTGCGAGCGACGTCCCCGTCTCGCCCGGCACCGACCTGCTCGAGACCGTCGAGGAAGCCGCCACGGCCGCGCAAAAGATCGGCTACCCGGTGATGATCAAGAGCACCGCCGGCGGCGGCGGCATCGGCATGCAGCTCGTGCAAAACGCCGCGGAGCTCGCCGAAAAATTCGCGAGCGTGCAGCGCCTCGCCCAAAGCAACTTCAAGGCCGCCGGCCTCTTCCTCGAGAAATACATCGCCGCCGCCCGGCACGTGGAGGTGCAGCTCTTCGGCGACGGCGCGGGCACGATCGCCGTGATCGGCGAGCGCGATTGCTCCGCCCAGCGCCGCAACCAGAAGGTCCTCGAGGAAACCCCCGCACCGAATCTGCCCGACGCCGTCCGCGCCAGCCTCCACGCCGCCGCCCGCCGCCTCGGCGAAAGCGCGCGCTACCGCTCCGCCGGCACCTGCGAGTTCATGTATGACGCCGCCGAGGAGAAATTCTACTTCCTCGAGGTGAACACCCGCCTCCAGGTCGAGCATTGCGTGACCGAGGAAGTCAGCGGCCTCGACCTCGTCGAATGGATGGTCCGTCTCGCCGCCGGCGAAGCGCTTCCCCTCGCCGACTACGCCCACGCCCCGCTCGGCCACGCCATCGAGGCGCGCATCTACGCGGAGGACCCGAACAAGGATTTCCAGCCCAGCACCGGCCTGCTCACCGAGGTCAGCTACCCGGACAACGTGCGCATCGACGGCTGGGTCGAGCCCGGCAGCGAAGTCACGCCTTACTACGACCCGATGATCGCGAAGGTCATCGCCCACGCGCCCACCCGCGCCGAGGCGATCGACAAGCTCCGCGCCGCGCTCGCCGCCACCCGCCTCGACGGCATCGAGACGAATCTCGCCTACGTCGCCGCCATCCTCGATACGGACGCCTTCCGCCACGGCGGCGTCACCACGAAATACCTCGCGACCTTCGCCTACCAGCCGCAGACCATCGACGTGCTCGAGGCCGGCACGCAGACGAGCGTGCAGGATTTCCCCGGTCGCCTCGGCTACTGGGCCGTCGGCGTGCCGCCGTCGGGGCCGATGGATTCGCGGTCGTTCCGCCTCGCAAACCACATCCTCGGCAACGACTCCGCCGCCGCTGGTCTCGAACTCACGATGTCCGGCCCGACATTACGCTTCAACACCCCGACCGAGGTCTGCCTCGCCGGTGCGCAGATGCCGGCGAGTCTCGATGGGGTCGCCGTTCCCTACGGCGTCTCCGTTTCCGTCGCTGCCGGGCAGACGTTGCGCATCGGAAGAGTCGAAGGTCGCGGCGTCCGAACATACCTCGCCATCGCCGGCGGCTTCGACGTGCCCGATTACCTCGGCAGCAAATCCACCTTTGCGCTCGGTGGCTTCGGCGGCCACGGCGGGCGCGTGCTCCGGGCCGGCGACGTTCTGCGCTTGAGGAAAGACGATCGCTCGATCGAAATGCAACTCAGCTCGCGGGCCGTCGACTACGAATTCCCGGATGAGTGGACCCTCGGCGTGCTCTACGGCCCGCACGGCGCGCCCGATTTCTTTACCGACGACGACATCGCCGTCCTGTTCTCGACGGCCTACGAAGTCCACTACAACTCGAACCGCACCGGCGTCCGCCTCATCGGCCCGAAGCCGAAATGGGCGCGCAAGGACGGCGGTGAGGCCGGCCTGCATCCCTCGAACCTCCACGACAACGCCTACGCCATCGGCGCGGTCGATTTCACCGGCGACATGCCCATCCTGCTCGGGCCCGACGGTCCCAGCCTCGGCGGCTTCGTTTGTCCCGCCGTCGTCATCGAGAGCGAGCGCTGGAAGCTCGGCCAGCTCAAGGCCGGCGACAAGGTCCGCTTCAAACGCCTCACCGTCGAGGAAGCCGCCGCCCTCGACGACGCGCAGGCCGCCATCTTCGAAGAAGCGCCCGCCTCGCGCCCCCCAATCCAAAATCCAAAATCCAAAATCCAAAATGATTTGGACGAGGCCATCCTCCATCGCCTCGACGAAACGCCGTCGCGCCCCGCCGTCACCTACCGCGGCGCCGGCGACCGCTACCTCCTCGTCGAATACGGCCCCATCGTCCTCGACCTGAACCTCCGCTTCCGCGTCCACGCCCTCATGGAGTGGCTGCAGGACCGCAAGCTACCAGGCATCATCGACCTCACGCCCGGCATCCGCTCGCTCCAGATCCATTTCGACGCCCGCCTCACCGAGCGCGCGCTGCTCGATGCCCTCCTCGCCGCCGAGGGGGAACTGCCGCCCATCGACGACATGGAGGTGCCCACGCGCATCGTCCACCTCCCGCTCTCGTGGGAGGACGAGGCCACGCTCGAGACGATTCGCAAATACATGCAAAGCGTGCGCGCCGACGCGCCGTGGTGCCCGAGCAACCTCGAGTTCATCCGCCGCATCAACGGCCTCGATTCCATCGACGACGTCCGCCGCATCGTCTTCGACGCCAGCTACCTCGTGATGGGCCTCGGCGACGTCTACCTCGGCGCGCCCGTCGCCACGCCGCTCGACCCCCGCCACCGCCTCGTCACCACGAAATACAATCCCGCCCGCACCTGGACGCCGCCGAACGTCGTCGGCATCGGCGGCGCCTACATGTGCATCTACGGCATGGAAGGCCCCGGCGGCTACCAGCTCGTCGGCCGCACGATCCAGATCTGGAACAGCTTCCGCACCACGCCGAATCTCGAGCCCGGCAAACCCTGGCTGCTGCGCTTCTTCGACCAGATCCGCTTCTTCCCCGTCAGCGCCGCCGAGCTTCGCCAGATGCGCGAGGACTTCCCGCAGGGCAAATACGTCGTCCGCACCGAGGAATCCACCTTCCGCCTGCGCGACTACCGCAAATTCCTCGCCGACATCGCGCCCGAGGCCGCCGCATTCAAGGCCCGCCAGCAGGCCGCCTTCGACGCCGAGCGTGAGCGTTGGAGCGCCGCCGAATTCGAGGCCGCCGATCCCGTCGCCGCGGCGGCGGACACCGGCGAGGTCGAATTGCCCGTGGACGGGTGGTTCGTCGACGCCGCCGTCGCCGGCAACCTCTGGAAGGTGCTCGTCGCGCCCGGCGACACCGTCGCCGCCGATCAGCCGATCCTCATCGTCGAGTCCATGAAGATGGAAATCCAGGTCACCGCGCCGCGCGCGGGCGTGATCCATTCCGTCCTCGCCGCGGAGGGCCGCCCGGTCGCCCCCGGGCAGCATCTCGCGATCCTCACGAATGCGAAGGCTTAG
- a CDS encoding CHASE domain-containing protein, with translation MKSLRSDFVAAPKRYSDVVVGNVVVCAVYFAAARLGLQLASLHGSVSPFWPASGVAVVALLMGGVRWMPGVLVGAFLANALSPIPLAVAAAISIGNTLEAVLGAGIRQRLASWRALQPFEELVSWIGASLVGPVVAATGGVVALHLGAGVPAEKMREIAFTWWAGDAVGILVVAPAVLALRHVRLRDFSGLAVAKFAGLVAVAAAVGWFVFSAPGGSSFLFAIFPLLLLATVGFGGAGAMVMCAALAFLGVLVTDAGKTPFEATDMNGVHLQLEAFLFALAFTAHVLAVLKESGAFRFSAMVLAAGWMLSGWIFWKLDRDRLRLDMMRFENLIGDAEEAIRQRMQTYEDALRGGVSLFAASDDVTRDEWRRYADTLELSERYPGVSAIGVIFPLREAEVPAFLARVRADGLPNFRIHPIPGAPKAAMDPAGWQHYVVTFVEPQGPNLAALGLDAASEPSRQSAARFARDYGVPRISDQVNLVGYERSGLGFLLYVPIYQPDQSPTTVHDRRMAFRGWIYAAFVTDEFLRGVLGSSASAIELAVFSGLTTNPKKLIFRTPGAPRSEFEQTTVLPLAGHDFTCGWSRGAGFEYKEGDPLMNAITLAFVPALLAGLVMSLRTSTLRAARLVEERTAELRQAELEAREARAQAEEANRAKSEFLATMSHEIRTPMNGVIGYADLLVESPLDPEQKGWARVIRSSGRSLLTIINDILDFSKIEAGKLRLERVAFDPEVCVQDVLDVLHAQAHQKGLELSSDGIGAPGRVVGDPTRFRQILLNLASNGLKFTEAGSVRISMYWEGDDVSGRLNVAVADTGIGIPEEKRARLFHRFSQVDSSTTRRFGGTGLGLAICKHLVEMMGGEIGVTSVEGVGTTMHFDIPFEVAVAEPAEEEVAVAPPLEMGRRVLLAEDVAVNRRLARTVLSRLGCEVETADNGREAVEKALAGGFDVIFMDCQMPVMDGFEATSEIRKREDTHVPIVALTAGALDEDRGRCFAAGMDDYITKPFVREDFIRTLNRWASR, from the coding sequence ATGAAAAGTCTTCGCTCCGATTTCGTGGCCGCTCCGAAGCGCTATTCGGACGTGGTCGTGGGGAATGTCGTGGTCTGCGCCGTCTACTTCGCCGCGGCTCGCCTGGGATTGCAGCTGGCGAGTCTCCACGGGAGCGTCTCGCCGTTCTGGCCTGCCTCGGGTGTTGCAGTTGTTGCATTATTGATGGGGGGCGTGCGCTGGATGCCGGGCGTCCTTGTTGGCGCCTTTCTGGCGAATGCGTTGTCGCCGATTCCCCTCGCGGTGGCCGCCGCCATCTCTATCGGCAATACGCTGGAGGCGGTGCTGGGGGCCGGAATTCGGCAGCGATTGGCGAGCTGGCGCGCGTTGCAGCCGTTCGAGGAGCTCGTGAGCTGGATTGGCGCGTCGCTGGTTGGGCCGGTGGTCGCCGCGACCGGTGGCGTGGTCGCGTTGCATCTCGGGGCGGGCGTGCCCGCCGAGAAAATGAGGGAGATCGCCTTCACGTGGTGGGCGGGCGATGCCGTGGGCATCCTGGTCGTGGCTCCGGCGGTGCTCGCGCTTCGCCACGTGCGCTTGCGCGATTTCAGCGGCCTCGCCGTGGCGAAGTTTGCAGGCCTCGTGGCGGTCGCGGCGGCGGTGGGATGGTTCGTGTTTTCCGCGCCAGGCGGGTCGTCCTTCCTCTTTGCGATCTTTCCCCTGCTGTTGCTCGCGACGGTGGGCTTCGGCGGAGCGGGGGCGATGGTGATGTGCGCGGCGCTGGCGTTTCTGGGGGTGCTCGTGACGGACGCCGGAAAGACGCCCTTCGAGGCGACGGACATGAATGGGGTGCATCTTCAGCTCGAGGCGTTTCTGTTCGCGCTCGCGTTCACCGCCCACGTGCTGGCCGTGCTGAAGGAATCGGGCGCGTTTCGGTTCTCCGCCATGGTGCTTGCGGCGGGCTGGATGCTCAGCGGCTGGATCTTCTGGAAGCTGGATCGAGATCGGCTGCGGCTGGACATGATGCGTTTCGAGAATCTCATTGGGGATGCCGAGGAGGCGATTCGGCAACGGATGCAAACCTACGAGGATGCTCTTCGCGGCGGGGTGAGCCTGTTTGCGGCTTCCGACGATGTGACGCGGGACGAGTGGCGACGGTATGCGGACACGTTGGAGCTGTCGGAGCGTTACCCGGGCGTGAGCGCGATCGGCGTGATTTTTCCCCTGCGGGAAGCGGAGGTGCCGGCCTTTCTCGCCAGGGTGCGCGCCGACGGTCTGCCGAATTTCCGAATTCACCCGATCCCCGGCGCGCCGAAGGCCGCGATGGATCCCGCGGGCTGGCAGCACTACGTGGTGACCTTCGTCGAGCCACAAGGGCCGAACCTGGCGGCGCTGGGCCTCGATGCGGCCTCCGAACCAAGCCGGCAAAGCGCGGCGCGATTTGCCCGCGACTACGGTGTCCCGCGCATCTCGGATCAAGTGAATCTTGTCGGCTACGAAAGGTCCGGGCTGGGATTTTTGCTCTACGTGCCGATCTACCAGCCGGATCAATCGCCGACCACGGTGCACGATCGGCGCATGGCGTTTCGCGGATGGATCTATGCGGCGTTCGTGACCGATGAGTTCCTGCGCGGCGTCCTCGGGAGCAGCGCGTCGGCGATCGAACTCGCCGTGTTCAGCGGGCTGACGACGAATCCGAAGAAGCTGATTTTCCGGACGCCCGGCGCGCCGAGGAGCGAGTTCGAGCAGACGACGGTGCTCCCGCTGGCGGGGCATGATTTCACCTGTGGATGGAGCCGGGGCGCAGGCTTCGAATACAAGGAGGGCGATCCGCTGATGAACGCGATCACCCTGGCCTTCGTGCCGGCGCTGCTGGCCGGGCTGGTGATGAGCCTGCGCACGTCGACGTTGCGGGCGGCGCGTCTTGTCGAGGAGCGCACGGCGGAGCTGCGCCAGGCGGAGCTCGAGGCCCGCGAAGCCCGCGCGCAGGCCGAGGAGGCGAACCGCGCGAAGAGCGAATTTCTCGCGACGATGAGCCACGAGATTCGCACGCCGATGAACGGGGTGATCGGTTACGCGGACCTGCTCGTCGAATCACCGCTCGATCCCGAGCAGAAAGGGTGGGCGCGCGTGATTCGCAGCTCCGGGCGGTCGCTGCTGACAATCATCAACGACATTCTCGACTTCTCGAAGATCGAGGCCGGGAAGCTCCGCCTCGAGCGAGTCGCCTTCGATCCCGAGGTCTGCGTGCAGGACGTGCTCGACGTGCTCCATGCGCAGGCCCACCAAAAGGGGCTCGAGCTCTCTTCCGACGGCATCGGCGCACCCGGGCGGGTGGTGGGCGATCCCACGCGCTTCCGTCAGATCCTGCTGAACCTCGCGTCGAACGGCCTGAAATTCACCGAGGCCGGCTCGGTGCGCATTTCCATGTATTGGGAGGGCGATGACGTGAGCGGCCGGCTGAATGTGGCGGTGGCCGACACGGGCATCGGCATTCCGGAGGAAAAGCGGGCGCGGCTTTTCCATCGCTTCAGCCAGGTGGACAGCTCGACGACACGGCGCTTCGGCGGCACGGGGCTGGGGCTGGCGATCTGCAAGCATCTCGTGGAAATGATGGGCGGCGAGATCGGGGTGACCAGCGTCGAAGGAGTCGGCACCACGATGCATTTCGATATTCCGTTCGAGGTGGCCGTGGCGGAACCGGCGGAGGAGGAAGTCGCGGTGGCGCCGCCGCTCGAGATGGGGCGACGGGTGTTGCTCGCCGAGGATGTGGCCGTGAACCGGCGTCTCGCCCGCACGGTGCTGTCGCGGCTCGGCTGTGAGGTGGAGACGGCGGACAACGGCCGCGAGGCCGTGGAGAAGGCGCTGGCCGGAGGGTTCGACGTGATCTTCATGGATTGCCAGATGCCGGTGATGGACGGCTTCGAGGCGACGAGCGAAATTCGCAAGCGCGAGGATACGCACGTGCCGATCGTGGCGCTCACGGCCGGGGCGCTCGACGAGGATCGCGGCCGGTGTTTCGCCGCGGGGATGGACGACTACATCACGAAGCCGTTCGTGCGGGAGGATTTCATCCGCACGCTCAATCGCTGGGCGTCGCGCTAA
- the atzF gene encoding allophanate hydrolase, which produces MIDLRKLTLEISLLRSGYRSGDFTPAEVIREIYRRIRARGDDHVWLHLRSEEEALALAEEAANHLCKPLAGIPFAVKDNIDVAGMPTSAACPAFAYLPKASATAVRLLEEAGALVIGKTNMDQFATGLVGTRSPHGACASVYNPEFISGGSSSGSAVAVAASLVSFSLGTDTAGSGRVPAAFNNLVGLKPTRGIVSTTGVVPACRSLDCVSIFAANVEDAEQVLDLVAEEDASDPYSRPFADRSVFSRPFRFGVPEAGQLDYCGDAEAAALYEKAVARLVDLGGLPTAIDLTPFTETAALLYGGPWVAERYAAVGGFIEKQPDACDTTVAGIILGGASMTAAEAFSATYKLEALRQRVAPVWNSIDFLLLPTTPTIYRIDEVLAEPVQLNSNLGKYTNFVNLLDLSALAVPAGFRADGLPLGVTFMGPACADFELCLIARQFLGQIQSPTERRQRKALERAGGRVELAVVGAHLTGLPLNHQLVDRGAIYIETLETAPDYALFDLAGFNPPRPGLVCVGENRGVSIETEIWSLSERAFGSFVAAVPPPMTIGTIRLKDGRRVKGFLCEEHATHKATPISAHGGWRNFLDFKASQAAPSPQSVPS; this is translated from the coding sequence ATGATCGACCTTCGTAAACTCACGCTCGAGATTTCCCTCCTCCGTTCCGGTTATCGCTCCGGAGATTTCACCCCCGCCGAAGTCATTCGCGAGATCTATCGCCGCATCCGGGCCCGCGGCGACGACCATGTCTGGCTCCACCTTCGCTCCGAAGAAGAGGCCCTCGCGCTCGCGGAAGAGGCCGCGAATCATCTCTGCAAACCCCTCGCCGGCATCCCGTTCGCCGTGAAGGACAATATCGACGTCGCCGGCATGCCCACCTCGGCGGCCTGTCCCGCGTTTGCCTACCTTCCCAAGGCCTCTGCCACAGCCGTGCGCCTCCTGGAGGAGGCCGGGGCCCTCGTCATCGGCAAGACGAACATGGACCAGTTTGCCACCGGACTTGTGGGAACCCGCTCACCCCACGGCGCCTGCGCCAGCGTCTACAATCCCGAGTTCATCTCCGGAGGATCCAGTTCGGGCAGCGCTGTCGCCGTCGCAGCCAGCCTGGTGAGTTTTTCCCTCGGCACGGATACCGCCGGCTCCGGCCGCGTGCCGGCCGCCTTCAATAACCTCGTTGGCCTGAAGCCCACTCGCGGCATCGTCAGCACCACGGGCGTCGTCCCCGCCTGCCGTTCGCTCGACTGCGTGAGCATCTTCGCCGCAAATGTCGAGGATGCCGAGCAGGTGCTCGACCTCGTCGCCGAGGAGGATGCGAGCGATCCGTATTCGCGTCCGTTTGCCGACCGCTCGGTCTTCTCCCGTCCGTTCCGCTTCGGCGTGCCCGAGGCCGGCCAGCTCGACTACTGCGGCGACGCCGAGGCCGCCGCGCTCTACGAAAAGGCCGTCGCCCGGCTCGTCGATCTCGGCGGCCTTCCGACCGCCATCGACCTCACGCCCTTCACCGAGACCGCCGCCCTCCTCTACGGCGGCCCCTGGGTCGCGGAGCGCTACGCCGCCGTTGGCGGATTCATCGAAAAGCAGCCGGATGCCTGTGACACGACCGTGGCCGGCATCATTCTGGGCGGGGCCTCCATGACCGCCGCCGAGGCCTTTTCCGCGACCTACAAGCTCGAGGCCCTTCGCCAGCGCGTCGCCCCGGTCTGGAACAGCATCGACTTCCTGTTGCTGCCGACCACGCCCACGATCTACCGCATCGACGAAGTCCTCGCCGAGCCGGTTCAGCTGAACTCGAATCTCGGCAAATACACGAATTTCGTGAACCTGCTCGACCTCTCGGCGCTTGCCGTGCCGGCGGGATTCCGCGCCGACGGCCTGCCCCTCGGCGTCACCTTCATGGGGCCGGCCTGCGCCGATTTCGAGCTCTGCCTCATCGCCCGGCAGTTCCTCGGCCAGATCCAGTCCCCGACCGAGCGCCGTCAGCGCAAGGCCCTCGAGCGCGCGGGTGGCCGCGTCGAGCTCGCCGTCGTCGGCGCGCACCTCACCGGTCTCCCGCTCAATCACCAATTGGTCGACCGCGGCGCCATCTACATCGAGACGCTCGAGACCGCGCCCGACTACGCGCTCTTCGACCTCGCCGGCTTCAATCCCCCTCGCCCCGGCCTCGTTTGCGTCGGCGAAAATCGCGGAGTTTCCATCGAAACCGAGATCTGGAGTCTCAGCGAACGCGCCTTCGGCAGCTTCGTCGCCGCGGTGCCGCCGCCAATGACGATTGGAACCATCCGCCTGAAGGATGGCCGCCGCGTGAAGGGCTTCCTCTGCGAAGAACACGCCACCCACAAGGCCACGCCGATCTCCGCCCACGGCGGCTGGCGCAATTTTCTCGATTTCAAGGCTTCGCAGGCGGCACCTTCGCCGCAATCCGTGCCTTCATGA
- a CDS encoding DUF3124 domain-containing protein: MSFLRPALLSLLAVGLFHTAAAAGEFSTIPDPSRGALIYVPIYSSIFYKDSARTIELAATLSIHNIDPDHSLTLTRVDYHDTDGKLVRHHLEQPLVLAPLVTKNYVISQADRTGGTGANFMVAWKSDVPIAPPIVEALMVSVSSQTISFTASGKIVRSADARE, encoded by the coding sequence ATGAGTTTCCTGCGTCCCGCGCTCCTCTCCCTGCTCGCCGTCGGCCTCTTCCATACGGCCGCGGCCGCCGGAGAATTTTCGACGATTCCCGATCCTTCGCGCGGCGCCCTGATCTACGTGCCAATCTACTCGAGCATCTTTTACAAGGACAGTGCGCGCACCATCGAACTCGCCGCAACCCTCTCGATTCACAACATCGATCCCGACCACTCGCTCACGCTCACCCGCGTCGACTACCACGATACGGACGGCAAACTCGTCCGCCATCACCTCGAGCAACCGCTCGTGCTCGCCCCCCTGGTCACGAAAAACTACGTCATTAGTCAGGCCGACCGCACTGGGGGCACCGGCGCAAACTTCATGGTCGCCTGGAAGTCGGATGTCCCAATCGCCCCGCCAATCGTCGAAGCCCTGATGGTGAGCGTCTCCAGCCAGACCATCTCGTTCACCGCTTCGGGAAAAATTGTCCGTAGCGCCGACGCCCGAGAATAA
- a CDS encoding S24 family peptidase yields MPIAGDITAGFGDPLDPVELGEIPVDLGALRIPASARTFALRVRGDSMVNAQIADGDLVIVEAREPKAGDIVAALIDGETTLKRLVSEAGRLFLRAENPRYPDLIPVGDLTVQGVMRAVVRVCDRP; encoded by the coding sequence GTGCCGATCGCGGGCGACATCACGGCCGGTTTCGGCGATCCGCTGGATCCCGTCGAGCTCGGCGAAATCCCGGTCGATCTCGGTGCGCTGAGGATTCCGGCGTCCGCGCGGACCTTTGCCCTGCGCGTAAGAGGCGATTCGATGGTCAATGCGCAGATTGCCGATGGCGACCTCGTGATCGTCGAAGCCCGCGAGCCGAAGGCCGGCGACATTGTCGCGGCCCTGATCGACGGGGAAACGACGCTCAAGCGGCTCGTCTCCGAGGCGGGACGACTCTTTTTGCGCGCGGAAAATCCGCGTTATCCGGACCTGATTCCCGTGGGTGACCTCACCGTCCAGGGCGTGATGCGCGCCGTCGTCCGCGTCTGCGATCGGCCTTAG